The Musa acuminata AAA Group cultivar baxijiao chromosome BXJ1-8, Cavendish_Baxijiao_AAA, whole genome shotgun sequence genomic sequence ACTAGCTTGTATTTATGTGTCTTAGCCCAAACCGAGACCATCATACACCCAAAGGGTTCCCGGCCCGTTCTCCACTTCTATTCTCACACCCTAATTTTCATCTCTCCTGTCAAGCGAGGAGAACAAACCAGAGATCgatcttttcttcctcctcctctgtgcGTGTCTTCAGATCTCCATCTCAACAACGACCTCGATCCTCGACCTGGATCTGGATCTGGATTCTGCTCTTCCGTATTTGATCGGGAGATCTCAGAATACGCTGAATCTTCGCGATCGAGGTGAAACTGGGATAACGAATTCGGGAGTGGGAGATCTGAATCTtccaaggaggagaagaggaagtaGATCGTCCTAGGGCTTTGGCTTCGTGCGATTCCGCATCGGGAATTGGGGATGGAGCAGCTGAAGACGATCGGGCGGGAGCTGGCAATGGGCTCCCAAGGGGGCGGGTGGACCGGCCAGTCCAAGGAGTTCCTGGACCTGGTGAAGTCGATTGGGGAGGCGCGCTCCAAGGCGGAAGAGGACCGCATCATCCTCCGGGAGATCGACTCACTCCGCCGCCGCATCGCCGAACCAGACGTCCCCCGCCGCCGGATGAAGGAGTACATCATCCGCCTCGTCTACGCCGAGATGCTTGGCCACGATGCTTCCTTCGGCTATATCCATGCTGTTAAGATGACCCACGACGACTCCCTCTCCCTCAAGCGCACCGGCTACCTCGCCGTCACCCTCTTCCTCAGCGACGACCATGACCTTATCATCCTCATAGTCAACACCATCCAGAAGGACCTCCGTTCCGACAACTACCTCATCGTTTGCACCGCCCTAACCGCCGCATGCAAGCTCATCAACGAGGAGACGATCCCCGCCGTCCTCCCCCAGGTGGTCGACCTCCTCGCCCACCCCAAAGAGGCCGTCCGCAAGAAGGCTGTTATGGCCCTCCACCGCTTCTACCAGCGATCCCCCGCCTCCGTGTCCCACCTCATCTCCAACTTCAGAAAGGTGCTCTTTCCACACTTATTAAAGTTTGTGACTGAATCCTCTATGCTTGCGTTTATGCTATTTATGGCAACTTGTTTCTTAGGTGGTCGTCGTTGAATTTTTTTGCACTTAAAAGGATGCTAGTATGTCTCCGGTTGCTGAGGCACCTCGTTTGGCTCATTGGTGTTTGTTTGTTACCACTTTCTCTTTTTTCATCACAATGTTTTCCTTGCAAGTAGAAAGACTGCATGAGACAGAACACTCAATGAAAAAGAATttgagttcataaaacaaaagtaATATGTTCAGAAGGATTTCTGAACTTTTTTTATGGAAACATTGAGGGATCCTCAATTTATGTTCTTTAACCATCTGCCAATCATGAATCTTAGCTTTGTGGCTTACATTGACATCTTAGAATATACAAAGGGTTGACATGAAAGCACCCAATGAACTCTTTTATGTGTAAACATGATGGATTACCTTTTCTGATTTCTTTAGGGCAGTACTGAGACAAAAAGGCTTTTCTATTGGTTTTATTGTTAAGGAACAATGGAGCAACATTTACAATGTTCATATTAACAGGTGGTTTTAGGAGAAACTAATAGTCTTCGAGTTTGCAATTGACATCCCTTGACTAGGACCTGAACAACCCAGAAAACTGATTTACTATGCCTTTATTATGTTACTGGATTGAACTGGAAAAGAGCAGAGTTGGAAGCCTATATTTATTCTGGCATGGGTCAGATTACTTCGGAATTCTACTGCACGTATTCCAGGCTCAAACTACCATACTTGGACCATGTTGTAGATTTAGGAAGGGATACTTTAGAAGAAGTGGATCCATGATGTTGTCTTTATTTGCATCTTTAATTTAAGCAATCAAAAGATTTTAATCCCTACATCAGGATTCAAGTCAAGGCTCAAACCAAATTAGAATATGATTCAGTCTAACTAGTTCTCTTTCCTAAGAATTTTTATCCTACTTGGACTAGGAATATAGTTGTATTTTCTCCTTGTTTTTAAAGGCTCTTTTGAAAGGCTTATAGATTCCTATTAAGAGTCGTATTAGCATCCAAAAGACTTAATCTTGGTAGTGGTGGTTAGGCTATTTATATTTCCTATTTAGGATTATATTTGGAGAGTTATAAAGTCCAACAGAGGAACTTTGCGAGAATGTGAGATTAACTTTTCATCTCTCAACTTATAGACTTTACGGTGATAAGTCTTGTTGAGTTTTACTTTCTTGAGGAATAACAGGGGGAAAGGATCCTCAGAGGATACTAATTGAATTTATCCACGATAAACTCTCTATagttcctttctttttctctctctctcttattcttctttcttctctcttgttCTACCTCTATCTTCTAGCTTTTCTGTCTTTGTTCTTTCTTGCTTCTCTTTGATCTTTCCTATCTCAGGGAGGATATCTTTCTCCCTTGAAGAAAGAAGACCTGTGGTAAGAGGGGAAATACCCTATCAATGCTGTCATCTCCTAATTTTGTTTTTGTTAGTTATTTTTCTCATCCTGATATAACTAAGTTTAGCTTGTTCTGTTACATCGTCCCATATAGGTCTAGATAAAATGCTTGATATGTGGAAATGGTTAAAAAATTCTATCTGGTTCGAACATTTGTCTGTTTATTAActtttatatattgtgatgttttcATAACACGTTGCTTTAATACATTTATTAATTCTCATTACAGTCTTTTACAATGATCTACATTACATCTTCTACTTGTATCTGGCAGGCCTTTTCAGGAGCTAATATATcagtttgttgattttttttttgcagaGGCTATGTGACAATGATCCTGGAGTGATGGGTGCAACACTTTTTCCTCTTTTTGATCTCATTACTGCAGATGTAAACTCATATAAGGATCTGGTTATCAGTTTTGTTAGCATTCTTAAGCAAGTAGCTGAAAGAAGGCTTCCGAAGGCCTATGATTACCATCAAATGCCTGCTCCATTTATTCAGGTATTGTGCTACCAACAATACTTGATCTTTAACCTACTAATTTATTCAGTTTTATGTTGgttagcatcctatattttgctgCAGATAAAGCTGCTCAAGATTCTTGCACTGCTTGGTAGCGGTGATAAGCAAGCAAGTGGACACATTTATAATGTACTTGGTGACATATTTAGGAAATGTGAATCATCGAGCAACATTGGTAATGCTGTGCTATATGAATGCATATGCTGTGTTTCATCCATCTACCCAAATGCTAAAGTACTAGATGCTGCTGCAGAATCTACTTCAAAGTTTCTGAAGGCATGTCTACTTTTTGTTCTTGGTTGATACTTACATCTTCTGTCTCAGTCTAATATCTACACTTCTATGGGCAGAGTGATAGTCATAACCTCAAATATATGGGCATTGATGCTCTTGGCAGACTTATTAAAATAAATCCAGATATTGCTGAAGAACACCAACTGGCTGTTATTGATTGCTTAGAGGTAAGAGTAGTTCTTATAAGAAAACATGCTAATAGATATTTTTGTACCTATATTTTACTAGTTTTGTAAGGTGGTTTATTTTGTTCTGGGGACAATATAATTATTGATGGTAGTCTTGTATGCTAAATTTCCATGAAGAGTTAAAAGGTTATTCGAATAGTGCTTGATAAAAGTATAAATAAACATATGTAACTTTATTGAAGTTTGATAAACTCACTTGTACAGTCTTAAGCTTCAAGCTATGTGCTAAACTCACGTGTATGATTTGGTCCCATGTCTGGCTTGATGCCACTAATATGAGTTGGCAGAATGTACCCATGTGCTTCACTTTAGTTATTGCTAGAAACATATGGATCTACATTACTCGAGCATTTCTCAACAAGTAGTTGACATCATGTGTGCCATGCATGTGCTAGCCTTAGGTTGGAAGCATGTCTTGTGCCACACCAGTCACATGTGCACGAGGACCAATCTATTTTGACATCCGTAACCATAGCAGATAGGTAGTTGCCAAAAGATGGTGAGGCACATTAAGTTGTAATGGGAGGAGAGGATGGTTGCCAAAAATGGTAGATCAGGGGGATGCACATTAAGTTGTTCATGATCTGCTTGAAAAAAGGAGTGATAGCAGTCAAAATGGAACAAAGGTTGATTCTAGAACAGTACTTATAATTATGTTTTGTTCAAACTGTTAACATATGTTTCAAGCATATGCATTAATGTTCTTGGTGTACTTATACATGCTTGCCAAAATAATGGAGGAGAGGATGGTTGCCAAGAAAGGAAGACCAGGGTGATGCTCATTAAGTTGTTCATGATCTTCTTGGAAAAAGGAGTGATAGCAGTCAAAAGGGAACAAAGGTTGATTCTAGAACCATTAGACACCTAAATTAGTCTTTCTGGTAGTATTTATAGTTATGTTTAGTTCAAAGTTCAAACGATTAACATATGTTTCAAGCATATGCATTTATGTTCTAGGTGTACTTATACATGCTTGCTCACAACTTTTGCCATATATTTAAATATCAACCTAGAaactgattgagccaattggggtTGAAACACATTCCTACAGGATCCTGATGATACCTTAAAGCGCAAGACCTTTGAGTTACTATATAAAATGACAAAATCTACAAATGTTGAAGTGATAGTTGACCGTATGATTGATTACATGATAAGCATCAATGACAATCACTACAAAACAGAGATTGCATCACGTTGTGTTGAGCTTGCTGAACAGTTTGCACCAAGCAACCAATGGTTTATCCAGGTAACTACTGTTATAACTGTGTTGTTTAGATCTTATTGCTAACCATATGTTTTATCTCTTATCTCTGCAGTTCTCTGTTTCTAACAATTTTACTTTCCAGACCATGAATAAGGTCTTTGAGCATGCAGGCGATCTTTTAAATGTTAGAGTGGCACATAATTTAATGCGACTAATTGCTGAAGGATTTGGAGAGGATGATGAAGGTGCTGATAGCCAGCTGAGATCCTCAGCAGTAAGTTCTTTTTTTGTATAGCTACCATATCTTTGTAAATGATGAACCAGGCTATCTCTGAGTGCACGAGGGTTTGTTCCACTAAGTAATATGCTCTTTCCGTGCATGTTTGGCCAATTTTTCAGAATGCTTAGCATTTTACTAGTATCTAGGTTTCTATTGCTTATATATTTGTACTCCAGGAATGGAGGATTTTCATTTGGAAGGAGGATACCATATGTTAAGTAAAATTCTCACAAGGTCCTGAAGGTCTTAATTGCTTGCAAGTAATTAAATTTATGAATGTTGGATCATGATACCTGCATGAAATGATTTAATTATTCATTTTTGGAGAATAATAAGATATTCACTAGCTGTTCAATTTATTAATATTGAAGTTTTTGAGCTTAAAGTAATTTGGTCTGAAGACTCTGATTGCGATTATATTTAAATTGTTCTGGTGATGTATCCATGTTGTAAAAGATTGTGTAGGATAGGATTTCTTCCTCTTGAGGAGCTTTTGTTCCTTTAATTTCTAGCTCTAGTTCATTAACTAACCATGTTTGTTTAGCCTAAAGATGTGTCAAAGTGGGCCTGCTTACGAGGCCTTGTTGTCCACTCATTGAGTTCAGGACTTCTATCTCTACCTTGAATGCTGAGCCTGAAGAAGTGGGTTCTCCAAAATTACAGAGCTGAGTTCCCTCCTATTACCCTGACCTGTTCAATGACATCCTAGATTCTCTCTTCTCAGATTGAGATTTGCTGTTTTGTTATTTTCTGCTCTTCTTTATGAGGGTTCCAATAACTCTCAGGACACTTACCATCCACTGGTAGGATGTTGAGCCAAACTGTCTATGACTGGTAACTGGGAAAAGGTACTCTCATATCCCTTATACTTTTCCATTCTTAGAATAGCGTATTTCACTCTTTAAACACTGGTCTGGTGGTGGTGTATCAGACCATCTTATCAAAGGTTGAGGGTTCGAAGTGTGCCAGACTTTCATACCAAAGGTTGAGTCTTGAGATCTCATCCAATATATTTTGTACTCTTAcccttttgcaaaaaaaaaaaagcctattCCTATTTTCTAATTCACTTATTTTCTTGGGCACTTAACAACCCTTCAATTATTCTTCTCTCCATTACCTTTTTCCTCTTGAATTTAATCATTTTTTCCATTTTCCTTTTCTCAATTCTTCCACACTTCTTCATTTAGTGGTTTGAAGTTTAACATTGAGCTTCTTTTTCTCCATTCTGAACTTGCTAAAGTTTATCTATGGAAATTCAACAGTATGCTTTCAATATATGTTCTCAAATATTTGGTTGTAATTTGGATGCAGCATGTTGCtgctaaaatattaaataatattcttTGTAACAAGTTTCTTAAAATGGTGATTTTGCTTGTCTCCATAAGTTCTACATTTAAATGGACCATCATTTTCTACATGCTTTGAGTTGTATGTGTCGACAATATTTAGGAAATGCATGAACTTGGTTGTAGAATTTGGATTTGATTTATCGTGCTTGTTGTTTATGTGTCTAAACTATGAAACAACAACTGCACTAGATATTTTTCCTGATGCTTGTACCATACTATTTGAACTAACTTGTATTCAAGTTTAACTTTAATAGTATTTGGTGTTGCTGTCTTCATACTCTTGTGAATTATTTAAGTTAATTGCTCATACTTCCAATAATgcccatttttatttatttaattgaaTCTTAGCTAGATGGTGTGTACTTATTCATTAAAAGAAAGATGCCCTTTATGGTCTCAGGCTCTCAGCAGTCATCTTGGCTGATTGTTTGGTGTATTCTAATCTTTTTTATGTTAGATGTATAAGTTCTAACTTCATTCTCTTCTATACAGGTGAATTCTTACTTACGTATTCTTGGGGAACCAAAGCTTCCATCTCTATTTTTGCAGGTACTTATCTGTTATTCTTGCATCTGTCTTTTTTCTTGATAGTTGTTTTATGAAAGCAAATTCTGTAACATATAGTGATCCACTTCAGGTCATATGCTGGGTTCTTGGGGAATATGGAACTGCAGATGGAAAATATTCTGCTTCTTATATAATTGGGAAGCTATGTGATGTGACGGAGGCCCATCTGTGTAATGATACAGTCAAGGTGTACTTTTAACCACATTTTTCTTGTGAAATAGAGAATTTTACTTGCATCAGTTTCTTGGAACACAAGAAATTTGGGTGTTTCACTAGAAACATGAAATACTTGATCAGTTACAAATAGTTAAGCAATTGATCCTCTATTTCTGAAACCATTTGATAACTGTTGCACCTTTTGGATCCTTAATGCATCTATTAAACCTTCATTGTTTCAGCATTTAGTTGCTTGTTACAGAAGATGACCACAGCTTGAACTGTGGTCATGCGCGCTTGGGTCCTAGTGGCTCTTTGTTGCCTAAAATTCTACTTATGTTTGATCATTTCTGCTATGAAGCTGGTTGGATACTAGGAATGGGATAGTATTCAGTGGACTTTCTGAAACAATTACCTAAACATGCATGATGATAATTCATTGGACTTTAAAATTAAACCAAGTTTCTGTGACTTGCCTAAAGAGTAGAAAAACCAATATTGTCACCATCAAGAGGAAATGGGAGAACAAAGCCATATGTGTTCCACAATGAAACTGATGAAACCATGGATTATACTGCACTCATTTGTCCTTTTAGTAAAGCATATTTGGTGAGGATCTTTTTATCATTATATATCAGCAATTTTCCTATCAAATTTTCATTGGTATATCTGGAGAAAGAAAAGAATCAAGCTATTAATGGAGCAgcaatttcaataggcgctcgggcactcgggcaaggcgaggcgaggctcgagctcCTCGCTTTATTTCCaggcgcctcgcttcaaagaggcgttgcctgggcgctcgcccaagaCCAGGCACCGAGTGCTTCGAGCGAACGCCCGAGTTAAACCAGGCAATCAAACCGGCGTTTtatgtctggttcggtctccggtgctttagttggttcaatcgaacaaactaaagcatcgatatcagccTCCCACAATCCCTCACGACTTCCCCAACCTTAACCATGCTTGTGATTCTGCCGCTGACATTTCCTCTCTGTTGCCATTGTCGTTGCTCTCCGCTGTCGTTGcatgctgtcgctgctcgccgctgctacTGCTGTTGCCACTATCGTTGCTCGTCGCTCTCGCGCCTGCTGTTGTTGCTCGCTACTACCACTGCTGCTTCTCTCAGTCAGCAACCTCAGTCTTACTCTTACACTGCGCCCCCGCTGCCGCTGCTATCGCTACTCGCTATTATcgtcgctcccgctgtcgctaccGCTACTCGCCGCTACTGTTACTCTTACtccctcttctcacatcgacttgatagtatattgttaacagtatactattaattgtatactagtaataatatattttttatttattagattaataatatattattttaattttagtactgttaatttttatttatttaaaattattgttattgttttgaattttgagatttttttgttaatgtgatattgtgattttgtaagattttttaatttaatatcatatttttatttaaataattatatttattaattatattatatatttttatattttagcgccttgcTTTGCTCGgttgagcgcctagcgcctcgtgcgtttttggaccttggcacctaacgctttttaaatcactataaTAGAGGCTTTTTTTAGATTAATTCATTCCAATATGCTGAGTAATTTAGAAAGCTAGTAATTCCCGAACCATATAGAATAATGGCATTCATACAGAAAAGGCGCCAAATAACTCCAGATGGTTTTCTAGAGGATGGAAAGTCGATATACCAAATGGGAAGCTAGCTCCcttgaattatttttctttattttaatatATGTCCTATAATTAcaccatatcttttatatctTTCCCCTTACTTTTTGAAATTCCTCTTTTATTATCTTAATGAAACAAGTTTCAGTAGCCTGCTGGTTATCTGTGCCTCAAAAGAAAATGCAAGATGGTTTTGGTTCTATTATTTAGGATTCATTAGATTCATAAGCTTGATTATTGGGCTACTTGTTTGCAAGCAacattttatctgttattatgcaGTATTTTCATAATGTGAACCGGTCCATTATTCTCATTATACATTATTGTTTGTGTGTCTAATTGAAATTATAAACTTAGTCATGCATCTGCTTCTTgttcactttttttttaattactttaaGTGCTCTGATTTGCATCTTTGTTGATCTGTTCCAAATCTGCTTGACAGGCATATTCAATATCAGCTGTCATGAAAATTTGTGCATTTGAAATTACTGCAGGAAGGAATGTGGAAATGTTGCCTGAGGTAACTGGTTTTTTTCTGCTTAAATTCGAGCTGGATTTTCAAGCTTGTTTAACTGTTCTTCACCTGTGCAGTGTCAAAGCCTAATTGATGAACTGTCTGCATCACATTCGACAGACTTACAGCAACGTGCATATGAACTACAAGCCTTGCTATGCTTAGATAGTCAAGCTGTTGAAAGTGTCATGCCACTAGATGCAAGCTGTGAGGACATTGAGGTACATGCACGAGTAATTCCATTCTGATGGCCTTTTATTTTTTCCCATACTTGAGTTTTTGAATGCTATATGTTGTATATATATTCACAGTCATGATTTTATGTCTCGATACTGGACCCTGTGCTGATTCCTGGCTGGACTAGTATAGGTTTAGTAGATACGGGCATACTGACACCCGATATACAAGCATACCGGTTGGCACTGAGAAAGAAAGGGGAATGATGAACCATGTGGGAAGGTGGCAGCGGTGGCAAACGGTGAGCAAATGTGAGGCAAATCGGGAGAGAACGAAATGAgtgagcaagagagagagagagagagagagagagattaataaataaatagcaacAACTGTCAAAAgtcaaaaacataaaaatatgatttttagaaGAGAGATGATCAAGCAAGAGATAAACAAAGAGAGAGGAAACCTGATAGTAAGTCTGGTTTTCGCAAGTTCAGATGATAACCTAGTAACCAGACTGGACCTGACGAGAAACCATGGTCTGCATGCCTATTCAAACCTGAACTAGTAAATACCATTCTGTACATGTTGGTCCAGACAAATTCTGATACCATGTACACAATATTTAATGTTCAATATTAAACGAGGTCAAAAAATAGGATGTAAAGGATAAAAATACGTCTGCATATAAAATTGCAGCCTTGTTGCAATTTCTTGTTAAAATTTAGCTGTCAGACATTCACATACTACACTGGCTGTGATATGCTGAATACCTTTGATGATTTGGTTTTCCCATTTATATGTCAAGCCAATTCTTCGCAGAAAGCTTAAACTACCTTGAAGAGGCTTTTATATGGTCTGCTAATATTTAAGCAAATTGCCCTCTGCAATTGAACCACGAATTATGACAAAATTAGTGTCATTTATCTAATTACGCCCTCTCATATTATTTGTCTATTCATGGCAGTTCCATCCGACCATTTTAGTTTGCTGATAAAAGTGTTGTCATTGCAGTTTGATGGGAACCTCTCATTCTTGAACAGTTTTGTTCAACAATCTATTGAAAAGGGAGCAAGGCCTTACATTCCTGAGAGCGAACGATCAGGCACGTTCAGTGTCAGCAATTATAATAGCCAATACCAGCATGAAGCTTCGAGCCATACGCTTAGGTTTGAAGCATATGAACTCCCGAAACCCTCACCTACACCTGCTACACCTCAAATCTCAGTTTCAACACGAACTACTGATCTTGTTCCAGTGCCTGAGACGACTTACTACTATACAGAAAATAACCAGGCTTCTAAGTTACCACCAGTCTCCGATGCCTCTTCCGCAGATCATGGAATTAAGCTTCACCTCGATGGTGTTCAGAAGAAGTGGGGTAGGCCTACATATTCGTCTTCTTCATCTAGTACTTCTTCGGAGAAGAAAACAAATGGAGTTACCCGTATTGATGGGGTTAGCTCACAGTCACGAGGTACCTTGTATGATTCAAAAGGACAACAGTCTGAAGTTTCAGCTGAAAAGCAAAAGTTAGCAGCTTCACTTTTTGGTGCCTCAGCTGGTAAAACTGAGAAGAAACTGGCATCCACCCAAAGGGCGCTCAAGGCTACCACAGCAA encodes the following:
- the LOC103993483 gene encoding AP-4 complex subunit epsilon: MEQLKTIGRELAMGSQGGGWTGQSKEFLDLVKSIGEARSKAEEDRIILREIDSLRRRIAEPDVPRRRMKEYIIRLVYAEMLGHDASFGYIHAVKMTHDDSLSLKRTGYLAVTLFLSDDHDLIILIVNTIQKDLRSDNYLIVCTALTAACKLINEETIPAVLPQVVDLLAHPKEAVRKKAVMALHRFYQRSPASVSHLISNFRKRLCDNDPGVMGATLFPLFDLITADVNSYKDLVISFVSILKQVAERRLPKAYDYHQMPAPFIQIKLLKILALLGSGDKQASGHIYNVLGDIFRKCESSSNIGNAVLYECICCVSSIYPNAKVLDAAAESTSKFLKSDSHNLKYMGIDALGRLIKINPDIAEEHQLAVIDCLEDPDDTLKRKTFELLYKMTKSTNVEVIVDRMIDYMISINDNHYKTEIASRCVELAEQFAPSNQWFIQTMNKVFEHAGDLLNVRVAHNLMRLIAEGFGEDDEGADSQLRSSAVNSYLRILGEPKLPSLFLQVICWVLGEYGTADGKYSASYIIGKLCDVTEAHLCNDTVKAYSISAVMKICAFEITAGRNVEMLPECQSLIDELSASHSTDLQQRAYELQALLCLDSQAVESVMPLDASCEDIEFDGNLSFLNSFVQQSIEKGARPYIPESERSGTFSVSNYNSQYQHEASSHTLRFEAYELPKPSPTPATPQISVSTRTTDLVPVPETTYYYTENNQASKLPPVSDASSADHGIKLHLDGVQKKWGRPTYSSSSSSTSSEKKTNGVTRIDGVSSQSRGTLYDSKGQQSEVSAEKQKLAASLFGASAGKTEKKLASTQRALKATTATAERPGVTRAVSPEISKQKAASSPPPDLLDLGEPITTTTPTIDPFEQLEGLIGPTPGPSTLDNSVTTSEQKAPDLMTLYTDTPPSSSSSISSALVDIHSADKNSQMAKNVPSVKKGPNPQDSLQKDATARHVGVTPTGNNPNLFRDLLG